CAATTTCGCCGGCGAAATCTGGATCGTGGAGGCGTCCTCATCGCCCGCATAAACGGCGATGTAGTCCATCCCCATCGAATCCTTTTTCGGGACGGAGGAGGTGTCGGGAAGGCCCATCGGATTGCGGTAGAAGAGAATTCGCTTGGCTCCGGAATTGGCGTCCTGGGCTGGCGCCGCAGTTTCCGGAGCATTGTCGAAGCTGACATCTTCGCTGGCATGGACGGCGACATACGGGCGCCTGTCCGGCGTTATCCTGGCGTCCTTGGAATAGAGCGCCTTGCCGTCGGGGTCGCGGTAGTAAATGACCGGACCGGTGGCTCTGGGCTTGACCGGTTGAATACCGAGGGCCGTTGCGAGGCGAGGCGGCACCCAATCAGGCAACACTTGACTGGTGTGGCCGAGCCGATAGCCGATCCCCAATGTTGCCGCGAGCGCGCTTATCGCGAACACAATGAGCGCGACCCGTTTCGCGGTCGATCTTCCGGCTCGGGCGCGGCGCGTTAGATGTCCATCTTCGAATGGACGGTCATCCGTAAACTTGTCCATCAATAGTCTGCCCCTGACGCTGCTTGCGCGGAAGAATGCAATTGGACCCCATGGCGACGCCCGACGAAAATCGCCTCGGGGAGGCGGTCGCGAGCCGTCGCCTATGTCCAGGATGATCTGGCGATTCTTCAATTCCGATGAATCGTTGCCCGGACTCGAGGCCGTTCGCCGGCAAGACGAGCTTGCAGACGGACCATCGGTTAGTTCGCGCCGAATACCGAACCGGTTACAGGCTCACGCCGATGTGAAAGACCCACTTGAATGGTCGTTCGATGCCCCGAAAGCCGATTGATGCCGAGGCCGAACGATTCATGGGCGCCCTTCCGAATGCGCAAAGTTCATCGATCGGCATGATAATCGGACGGCGGCTGTTTCAGCCGTGACGGTCTTTTTGTTTCGGTGCATTTTGCTTGTCGTGACGCTCGTTGCTGGCCTTCATCATTTGATTGCAGCTTTCCATCATCTGCTTCATTTGACTCATCATGCCCATCATTTCCTGCATGCCTTGTGAGCCGTTGCCCATCATGGGTTGATTGGTTTCCGTCGGCGTCTTCGGTGGCGTGGACGTTTCGTCCGCCTGGACGGCGGCGGAAGCCGCTAACGACGCAATCAATGCGAGCGGGATGAGAGTGGTGATCTTCATTTGGTTGCCTTTCAAAGAATGGCGCGCGTCGGTGGTCAACGCGTGCTGCGGTGCGGTTTGGAGCAGACTGCGACGCTTGGGCGCTCACCCAGGAAAGCGAGCGTCATCTGTTAGTTCGGGAAGAGAGTATGTTCGGTTACAAGCTCACGATCTCGTGAAATCAGGCGGTCGACAGGAAAAGTCCATCGGCGTCGACGAACCCGAGGTCAGGTATCGTCTTCGGCACTTACGTCCGCTGGTGGCACGCACGGCTTTCCGTCTCGAGATGAAGCCGAGCTGGAATCCAAACACGCGGTCGAGGGTTTCCGCGGGTCGGATTCGCGCCGCCTTCGCGAGTTCCGCGACCTGACGAGTGGTCAGTCGGTCTACCAACGCAGCAATTTGGGCCCGAGTACGGCGCCGGCGACCGTACATAAAACGATTGTTCCACCATACCAGAGCGCAATGAAGGGAAGCAGGTCATCCATGCAATGCAGAGCGTAGGCGGTTGCGCTGACGCCGCCCGCGACGAGTCCTGCAAGCGCGCCGGTGCGGACCAGGTCGGTAGGCGCGGCGAGGCGAACCGCCGACATGATGGCGGCGAACGGCACGACCGCGACCGTCGGGATGGCGATCAGACACTCAAGCCAATAGCTGCCGAACACCATGGTTTCCCAGTGCGACCGCGGTGCCGTGGCCAGGCTGATGGCCGCGAGGATCATGACCGCGAGAAACGGCAGGACGGTGAGGGCGAACCGGACCCGAAATTCGCCGCCGGGACGGATGTACTTGACCAGGTAATGCGAGGCCAAAATCACGACCGACAGGCTGAAGGCGAGTTTTGCGACCAGGAAGACTTGGGCGTGCATCTCGTTGAGGTCGGTGCGAACGCCGAGGACAAAAACCACCGCCAGCAGGGATGCCGCGGCGCCAACCAAGATTGCAATCCGGACGTTTCGGACAACTTCTCGCGTATCGACCGGGTCGACCTGCGAACTGAGCATGGAAATCAATTCATTGGTTTTCACGCTTTGGTCTCCCGTGCAATCAATGCGGTGAGGATCTTCAGCCCACGGTGAATGTTGACCTTGACGGCGGATGGCGACATCCCGCTACGATCGGCGGCCTCGGTCACGCTCAGGCCGTCGAGCTTCACGTATTGGAGCGAAAGTCTCATTCGTTCCGGTAACCTTTCAAAGAGCTTGGCGAGATCGAGCTGGCTTTCGGCGGCGGCGTTGTCGTTGGATGCCAGCATGTATTCGGCGTTTTCCAAGGGCACGTCCGCCGTCGTGCTCCTGGTGCGTCGCAAATGGTCGATAAGCTTATAGCGGGCAATGGCATACACCCACGGCGTCAGCGGTTGCTCCGGATCGTAAGTGTGACGTTGCGTATGGATGACGATTAATGCCTCCTGCACAAGGTCTTCAGCTTCCTCGGCCGTGCGTCCGGCTCGTGCGAGCTTGTTTTTGTAATAGCTTCGCAGGTGTCCGCTCAAAGCCGTGAGTAGTGATCGATGCGCATTGGAGTCGCCTTCAAGACTTGCCGCCATCAGCGCTTTGAGGTCAGACTCCTTGGTCATTTCTCCCTCTTTGAATTCGAATGAAGAATGCCCACGGTTACACTCTCACGAGATCGTGAGGCCCGCGCGGCGCGAAAGCCATGCCCAATCGCGAAGTGGGGATCGGATGGAAATGCGTCCATTGATCAAACCGTTCGGACTTCAAAAACTCTGCTGGGAGTATAGCTTGCATCTGACTGCGCGGGGGTTGCGGATTCGCAATGTCTCGGGCCGTCAGATGAACCGTTAGCGACCTACGTTAACACTATCTTCCATCTCACAGGCCAAGTCAGGCGACTACGTGGCGCCCGACCGACTTCGGCACCGACGAAAGCTGCTGATCCGGCGTCAGTCGGGAGGCGGGTTGAATGCAGGTGTGGATGCGAAGTCGGCCGGAAATGATACCGTTCCGTCCGATCTCCCAACCTCTTTCCTTTCCCGCAACTTCCGTCTGCGCGGCGAGGAATTCAACCGCGCTCACATAGTCGTGACCTGTAACCGGCGCAGCTTCGTTTCCGAATTCATTCATGTGCGGTCCATTTAGGATCGGACGGCTGAGGAATCGTGGGAGGTAAAAATGCGCAGATCAAGCCTGGTTGCATTGTTGTCGTTGTTATTGGTCGCTTCAGCATCGCCAAGCTTTGCGCGCGCGACCGGGACCGAGGCACGCTTGGGTCCTCAGAGGACCTCGACCGCGGAGCGGATGGCACCTGTGGTGCCCCGCACCGATCGGGCCGCTGCTCCACGTCCGCGCCCGAAAACTTGCAACTATCGCGGAGGACCCAAAACGGGTATCTGGTCGTGCGAATAATTTTCCCGGCCTCACAAGGGCAAGGCCACCCGCAGCACGGGGCGGGCTGCCTGACTGTTCCGGGAAGAGCGATCGATCGGTGCGATCCCGACCAAAAGACCCGCGTCTTTTTTGAGAGCATGCCGCAACACCGCGCAGGGTATCAAACCAAAGCGATGGGATCATCGCACTCGGGTCTTAATGATCGAGAACCCGATTCAACGTCCGCTCTTTCGCGCAACCACTCGTGGCGTAATCATCTGATTTTGAACGGGATGATGATGTCGCCGCCGAACGTGAATTGCGAACGCTTCGTTCCGGCGCCAAATGGCGTCGTTCCGTTCAGCGAGGTATCGTAACGAATTTCGGGCCTGACAACCAGGCCGTCGAGTTCTTTGGGCACGGGGGGCTTGATCGCGAGTCCGACCGTCAAGGCGCCGTAGGTGGTCGCGCCGCCGCCGATCGCCGTACCCAACGGATTGCCATGCTCGAGCCTGACAAAGTCCAGGTTGCCGGGGAATGCGGCAACGAAGAAACCACTGTTGTCGCGCCAGACTTCTCCGCGTCCGGTGATCTTGAGCCAATCGTTGAGGGCATAGGTGACGTATTGCGCGACGCCGCCCCCGGCCGCGTTGAAGCCTTCCTCACGAATATAGTTCAGGTCGGTGGTGAGCGTGAGCTTGTCGGTTGCCTTCCAGACGATCGTCACATCGTTGAGATAACGCAGAGCCCTATTCGGATTGACACCCGCAAGCACGGCCGACGAGACATTGGGATTTTCCGGGCCGATGTGGGTCGTCGCCAGCACGGTCAGCGCGCCGTCCATCAAATTGAGTCCGATCCCACCGTGGAATGCCGCGGCCATGTTGTTGTCGCCGCCATTGAAGCGGTCGAACCTGTTGCCGAAGGTCGTATTCACGCCGGTGTCGATGCCAGCATAAACATCGAGGATGGGGGTTACATGCGTGGTTGTCATGATCCCGGTGTGCTTGAACGGAATGCCGAAATTGAAGATGTAGGAGTGCGAGTAGAGCGCATTGTCCGGCGCGTAAATAACTTCGGCGCCTTCCAGGGTTACGTATTGTCCGACCTTCACATCCACGCCACCCGACGTGAGCCACGGCAAATGAAACAGAGCGTGGGCCTCGACGATGTCAAACTGATTGCGGCCGCTGATCGATTGATCGAACTCACCCAGAAAATGCGTGTACCGGGCATCCGAGCCGTACATCGCCTGGAACTTGAATCCGAAATCGTATCCGCTCGCTTTGGGATCGAGCGGACGCTGAACCGTCAGCAGCGCCTGGTTCATCAACAGGGAATTGGCCTTATCGGTGAAGAGGTGGCCAAAATTAATGCCGCCGGAAGGCCCCTCATTGAAGGTGATCCCCGCTTGCACATGGCCGGTTATGGTGACGGTATCCCACCAGGACGGCAACGCGGGTACGGAAGTGCGCGCCTTCGTCGTCAAATCTGCACCCGCCGCGCCGCCGGCCGAAAACACCAAAACGACCAGTCCGAGCAGTACACCCTTCCGCATTGTAGGCTCCCCGCGCGACTACTTGCAATTTCGTCCTGTCTTGGAATTCAACAAAGCTTATCACGCTCCTTTTACGCGGGGCGGTGATGGATCACCCAGAGCTCGACCGCGCCAATGGCTGCGACGACGATCCCCACCACGAGATGCACCTGCATCGCCATGGTATCGTCGTTGAAGTTGAGGACCCACGGGCATATTGCCAACCACGATCCGATCGTCAGATTGATCCATTCTTCCGATTCGAAAAACGCCGGAATTGAAACGGTGTCAAAAAGGTCGGCAATCGAAAAGATTGCGACGACGCCAATGGCGGCGCCGGCCATCCATGATGTGTGCCATCCGAGTTGCGATTTGAATCCGAGTAACCAGGGCGACAAGATCAGAAAGCCGCCCAATGCGAGATTGATGAAATCGACGAAAGCTTCGGTTTTCCGGTTTCGCTGGAACATGGCGACCTCGCTTCGTGAAGGCCACATCACACTATTGTAACGACAGTATAGTCTCGTTCGACGGAAATGTGCCAGCGGTTTCCGCTTAGGAGCCCAGAGGACAACGCCATATAGCATGCTCCATGGCCTAATCGTTCGCGGGGCTGGAGAGGCCGGCATGAGCCAAGCCGGCGCGGGGCGTTCCTGCGATGACGGGTTTGAAGCCGATGTTCAAAGAATCCGACGACGCCCTGTAACCATGCGTTCGCTCTGTTCGAACTAACTTAATAACAGGCGCGCGAGGAGCGATCGAGGTTCGCGAAAAGACGGGCCGCGAGCGGTGAGGACGCATAGCTTTGTCGTTTCGGGCGGGAGCCGAGAAAAGAAACGATATGCACTGCTTCTATTGTTCCGACTCATTGATTGAAACGCGAGGTCGGGCATCGCGTTGAGGCCATCGGATGGCCGTCCATAAACGCGGCGATTGCAGAGACAAACGCGCGCGTCAGGAGACGGGGCGTTTTGGCCGATCAAGAATCGGTATCGGTACGAGGCAGATAAATGAACGAAAATATACTCTGGGGAGGTGCCACGATTTCAATCGTTGTCGTATCGTGGTGTTTCTACCGCCTTGTCGTGCCGAAGGGCTGGCGGGAGTGGACTCGCGCTGGAATCGTGCAGGCATTCGTCATCGCATTTTATGCCGAGATGTATGGATTTCCCCTCACGATTTACCTATTAGCCCGAGTCTTCAATCTGGACGTCGCGGGAAATCTTTGGGATGGCAATCTCTGGGTTTATCTGACGGGCAGTTGGTGGGTAATGCCAGCTTCCATGGCTCTCGGTTACACTGTTGTCTTTTTTGGAGCCGCTCTGATCATCGCCGGCTGGCGTGAAGTGTATCGAGCGAGAGCGAGAGGGCGGCTCGCCAGGGGTGGCCCTTACAGCTTGATGCGCCATCCACAATACGCTGGCATCTTTCTGGCGCTGTTTGGCGAAAGTGTTGTGCATTGGCCAACGCTATTCTCACTGACGGCCTTCCCTATCATCGTCGGCGCGTACTGGCTCCTGGCCAGAATGGAGGAGAAGCAGATGATCCAACAGTACGGTGATAAATATCGGAGCTACCAAAGACGGGTGCCGATGTTCTGGCCGGATCACCGCGGTTGGCGCGTAGCCTTTAGAAACTACTCGTTTCGACGGATGCTTTGAAGGCGGCAAAGGACCGCTCAATCTGACCAGTGTTGTCGTCCAATGGAGCGTCGAGGCCGAGAACCAGCACCCTGACCTTCCAATTGTTGGAGAGATTACAT
This sequence is a window from Nitrobacter hamburgensis X14. Protein-coding genes within it:
- a CDS encoding sigma-70 family RNA polymerase sigma factor, which translates into the protein MTKESDLKALMAASLEGDSNAHRSLLTALSGHLRSYYKNKLARAGRTAEEAEDLVQEALIVIHTQRHTYDPEQPLTPWVYAIARYKLIDHLRRTRSTTADVPLENAEYMLASNDNAAAESQLDLAKLFERLPERMRLSLQYVKLDGLSVTEAADRSGMSPSAVKVNIHRGLKILTALIARETKA
- a CDS encoding SPW repeat protein, translating into MFQRNRKTEAFVDFINLALGGFLILSPWLLGFKSQLGWHTSWMAGAAIGVVAIFSIADLFDTVSIPAFFESEEWINLTIGSWLAICPWVLNFNDDTMAMQVHLVVGIVVAAIGAVELWVIHHRPA
- a CDS encoding NrsF family protein; its protein translation is MKTNELISMLSSQVDPVDTREVVRNVRIAILVGAAASLLAVVFVLGVRTDLNEMHAQVFLVAKLAFSLSVVILASHYLVKYIRPGGEFRVRFALTVLPFLAVMILAAISLATAPRSHWETMVFGSYWLECLIAIPTVAVVPFAAIMSAVRLAAPTDLVRTGALAGLVAGGVSATAYALHCMDDLLPFIALWYGGTIVLCTVAGAVLGPKLLRW
- a CDS encoding porin translates to MRKGVLLGLVVLVFSAGGAAGADLTTKARTSVPALPSWWDTVTITGHVQAGITFNEGPSGGINFGHLFTDKANSLLMNQALLTVQRPLDPKASGYDFGFKFQAMYGSDARYTHFLGEFDQSISGRNQFDIVEAHALFHLPWLTSGGVDVKVGQYVTLEGAEVIYAPDNALYSHSYIFNFGIPFKHTGIMTTTHVTPILDVYAGIDTGVNTTFGNRFDRFNGGDNNMAAAFHGGIGLNLMDGALTVLATTHIGPENPNVSSAVLAGVNPNRALRYLNDVTIVWKATDKLTLTTDLNYIREEGFNAAGGGVAQYVTYALNDWLKITGRGEVWRDNSGFFVAAFPGNLDFVRLEHGNPLGTAIGGGATTYGALTVGLAIKPPVPKELDGLVVRPEIRYDTSLNGTTPFGAGTKRSQFTFGGDIIIPFKIR
- a CDS encoding methyltransferase family protein; its protein translation is MNENILWGGATISIVVVSWCFYRLVVPKGWREWTRAGIVQAFVIAFYAEMYGFPLTIYLLARVFNLDVAGNLWDGNLWVYLTGSWWVMPASMALGYTVVFFGAALIIAGWREVYRARARGRLARGGPYSLMRHPQYAGIFLALFGESVVHWPTLFSLTAFPIIVGAYWLLARMEEKQMIQQYGDKYRSYQRRVPMFWPDHRGWRVAFRNYSFRRML